One window from the genome of Pantoea vagans encodes:
- a CDS encoding MFS transporter, whose amino-acid sequence MTFAASTFSRLPGTAAALTIFMAATLLPLSFTGGVVTTPAIQRMMGGSPGELSWLTNGFMLTFGSFLLTVGIAADAIGRKPVFLTGAVLFCLSSILTVLTNNLMMSGMLRCVQGLAAAMLLASGSALMARLYNGAARTRMFGLLGTVFGAGLSFGPLAVGLITDMLTWRWVYILFAVLSGCVLLAGMMFLPVSQQSSQSASDKTGLALFTAALMGFTTAMMLLPTRGFSSLLTLALFLSSVLLFGGFIVRCLRVSNPVLDISLLRSPSFVGAMLLPVATYYCYVVLLIIIPLHLMGGNGFSESQSAVYLLALTSPMLIFPYFAALLTRWFSPAVVSASGLVLASAGLLFLGPALHGDSITVLLFSMLITGAGAALPWGLMDGLAISSVPVEKAGMAAGLFNTVRVAGEGIALAVVSAFLTNVNDLNLNKTVHGFAPHEIHLAASWLGGGNIQQAIALLPGVPREVVKVSYDNAYSLLFQVLAAITFVCAIIVWGMLGYKAHDLATAKTDSRDEHIRY is encoded by the coding sequence ATGACATTTGCAGCCAGCACATTCTCCCGCCTCCCGGGAACTGCAGCAGCCCTGACCATTTTTATGGCGGCTACGCTTCTGCCGTTAAGTTTTACCGGGGGCGTAGTCACAACGCCCGCCATACAGCGCATGATGGGTGGCTCACCAGGAGAACTATCGTGGCTTACGAATGGATTTATGCTGACGTTCGGCAGTTTTCTGCTGACAGTAGGGATTGCAGCAGATGCCATCGGGAGAAAACCGGTTTTTCTCACTGGTGCAGTGCTGTTTTGTCTCAGCAGTATTTTAACCGTCCTCACTAACAACCTGATGATGTCAGGTATGCTCAGGTGTGTGCAGGGACTGGCAGCGGCAATGTTATTGGCCAGCGGAAGCGCTCTGATGGCCAGGCTGTATAACGGCGCTGCCCGGACTCGCATGTTCGGCCTGCTGGGCACCGTCTTTGGCGCTGGCTTATCATTCGGCCCGCTGGCGGTCGGGCTCATTACGGATATGCTCACCTGGCGCTGGGTCTATATTCTGTTTGCAGTGCTTTCAGGATGTGTGCTGCTCGCCGGTATGATGTTTTTGCCTGTATCACAGCAGAGCAGTCAATCCGCTTCAGATAAAACAGGTTTGGCATTGTTTACGGCGGCGCTGATGGGGTTTACCACTGCGATGATGCTCCTGCCCACACGCGGATTTTCATCACTTCTCACACTCGCTTTATTCCTCAGCTCTGTACTGCTCTTCGGCGGATTTATCGTGCGTTGTCTGCGCGTGAGCAATCCTGTTCTGGATATTTCACTTCTGCGAAGTCCCAGCTTTGTCGGGGCTATGCTGCTGCCGGTGGCGACCTACTATTGCTACGTTGTTCTGTTGATCATTATTCCGCTGCATTTAATGGGCGGGAATGGTTTCAGCGAGTCTCAGAGCGCGGTTTATCTTCTGGCACTCACTTCTCCGATGCTGATCTTTCCTTACTTTGCAGCCCTGCTGACGCGCTGGTTTTCACCGGCCGTGGTGTCAGCTTCAGGGCTGGTGCTCGCCTCTGCCGGATTACTTTTTCTCGGTCCGGCATTACACGGTGACAGCATAACTGTTCTTCTCTTTTCGATGCTGATAACGGGAGCAGGAGCGGCATTACCGTGGGGACTGATGGATGGACTGGCCATTTCTTCCGTTCCGGTTGAAAAGGCAGGTATGGCGGCGGGCCTGTTCAATACCGTTCGTGTTGCAGGAGAGGGTATTGCTCTTGCGGTGGTCTCCGCGTTTCTCACTAACGTGAACGATCTGAACCTTAACAAAACCGTTCACGGTTTTGCGCCACATGAGATTCATCTTGCCGCATCCTGGCTGGGAGGCGGTAATATTCAGCAGGCCATCGCACTCCTGCCCGGCGTCCCGCGCGAGGTAGTCAAGGTCAGTTATGACAATGCTTATTCATTGCTGTTTCAGGTCCTGGCTGCAATAACGTTTGTTTGTGCGATCATTGTCTGGGGCATGCTGGGCTACAAGGCTCATGATTTAGCTACGGCCAAAACTGATTCCAGAGACGAGCACATAAGATACTGA
- the ycgZ gene encoding regulatory protein YcgZ produces MHQTSLTPDTAGDLARNFTSVQTPSQQETLGSIVVEILRSGSVLSRAAISTALASRLEAAGSTEEEQRCRTLATLFASRQEAR; encoded by the coding sequence ATGCACCAGACCAGCCTTACTCCTGATACTGCGGGAGACCTAGCCCGCAATTTTACCAGTGTGCAGACACCCTCGCAGCAGGAAACGCTGGGGAGCATTGTGGTGGAAATTCTTCGCAGCGGCAGTGTTCTTAGCCGCGCGGCCATCAGCACAGCACTCGCCAGCCGGCTGGAAGCAGCAGGCAGTACGGAAGAAGAGCAGCGATGCCGCACGCTGGCTACCCTGTTTGCCAGTCGTCAGGAAGCACGCTGA
- a CDS encoding biofilm development regulator YmgB/AriR family protein, whose amino-acid sequence MQLNTTEQNILQQLNEHGDRFAAEAAVISNMLQRLKARGGRVLRRDMILALIAEIESTPDVVRLDVLRCALEVVVCPPQNEDHRY is encoded by the coding sequence ATGCAACTTAATACAACTGAACAAAACATACTGCAGCAACTGAATGAGCACGGCGACCGCTTCGCCGCTGAGGCAGCCGTTATCAGCAACATGCTGCAGCGTCTGAAAGCACGGGGTGGAAGGGTGCTGCGCAGGGACATGATACTGGCGCTCATAGCCGAGATAGAAAGCACCCCGGACGTTGTCAGGCTTGATGTCCTGCGATGCGCACTGGAAGTTGTCGTGTGTCCCCCGCAGAATGAGGACCACCGGTACTGA
- a CDS encoding site-specific integrase, whose amino-acid sequence MTTFPWNKGRIIGQKRPLQISHIWGIRIRLELEGKVRDLALFNMALDSKLRGCDLVKLKVSDVAYGHSVSGRATVLQQKTGSPVQFELTKGTREAVAAWSKMAHLRSSDYLFQSRVGPSRHISARQYNRIFHGWIDKLGIDETLYSTHSMRRTKPYLIYKKTKNLRVIQLLLGHKKLESTVRYLGIEVDDALEISESIEV is encoded by the coding sequence ATGACAACATTCCCCTGGAACAAGGGCCGTATTATTGGCCAGAAACGGCCTCTTCAGATCTCTCATATCTGGGGAATCCGTATCAGACTTGAGCTGGAAGGAAAAGTACGCGATTTAGCTCTGTTTAACATGGCTCTGGACAGTAAACTTCGGGGCTGTGATCTGGTTAAGCTAAAAGTTTCTGATGTGGCCTATGGGCATTCTGTTTCGGGCAGAGCGACAGTGCTGCAGCAAAAAACGGGAAGCCCCGTTCAGTTTGAACTGACTAAGGGAACCAGAGAGGCTGTAGCAGCGTGGAGCAAAATGGCTCATCTACGTAGTAGCGACTATCTGTTCCAGTCCCGCGTCGGTCCTTCACGACATATCTCAGCCAGGCAATATAACCGTATTTTTCATGGATGGATTGATAAGCTGGGTATCGACGAGACTCTGTACAGTACGCATTCTATGCGAAGAACCAAGCCATATCTGATCTATAAAAAAACGAAGAATCTACGAGTTATCCAGCTACTGTTAGGTCACAAAAAACTCGAAAGTACAGTCCGTTATCTCGGTATTGAAGTGGATGATGCCCTGGAGATATCTGAGTCTATCGAAGTTTAA
- the ubiA gene encoding 4-hydroxybenzoate octaprenyltransferase: protein MTSSGPHDLSDIKQNDWVERWFSPALTPYLRLARLDRPVGIWLVLFPCIAALFQASHGWPGAREMVVFCLGAFLMRSAGSTINDIADRNFDAHVERTRFRPLASGQVSTLQAVIFFVVQLLCAAGLLYFLTPFTRLMALAVVPLVILYPFCKRFTYWPQAVLGAAFNWGMLMAWAEINGAVPPNAVLIWLGAVAWQIGYDTVYAYVDARDDVRIGIKSTALLFGERGKASIGLFYAAAVVLWSYGGLLSSMKTPYYVAMAVIAMHMSWQVWRLDLQKPSLSFNLFLHNILTGILLAFAALAGTF from the coding sequence ATGACTTCTTCAGGCCCCCATGATTTAAGCGACATTAAACAAAATGACTGGGTTGAACGCTGGTTTTCACCTGCCCTCACGCCATATCTTAGGCTGGCGCGTCTTGATCGCCCGGTTGGCATCTGGCTTGTCTTATTCCCATGCATAGCAGCCCTTTTTCAGGCGTCGCACGGCTGGCCCGGAGCCAGGGAAATGGTAGTTTTCTGCCTGGGCGCTTTTCTGATGAGAAGCGCAGGTTCAACAATCAACGATATTGCTGATCGTAACTTCGATGCACACGTTGAAAGAACCCGCTTCCGGCCGCTTGCAAGCGGGCAGGTTTCAACCCTTCAGGCGGTAATTTTCTTTGTTGTTCAGCTGCTATGCGCTGCTGGCCTGCTCTATTTTCTCACCCCTTTTACCCGCCTGATGGCGCTGGCAGTCGTGCCGCTTGTCATCCTTTACCCGTTCTGTAAGCGGTTTACGTACTGGCCTCAGGCTGTCCTGGGTGCCGCGTTTAACTGGGGAATGCTGATGGCATGGGCGGAAATAAATGGTGCCGTCCCGCCGAATGCCGTTCTGATATGGCTAGGGGCGGTTGCCTGGCAGATTGGCTATGACACCGTTTACGCCTACGTAGATGCAAGAGATGATGTGCGGATTGGTATTAAATCAACGGCGCTCCTTTTCGGGGAACGCGGAAAGGCCAGCATTGGGCTGTTTTACGCCGCAGCGGTAGTATTGTGGTCATATGGCGGCCTGCTTAGCAGCATGAAAACTCCTTACTATGTTGCTATGGCTGTCATTGCCATGCACATGTCATGGCAGGTCTGGCGCCTCGATTTACAGAAGCCTTCACTAAGCTTTAACCTGTTCCTTCATAACATTCTTACCGGCATTCTGCTTGCATTCGCAGCATTGGCAGGTACGTTCTAG
- a CDS encoding MFS transporter produces MADTDSLHHAAVAVRTKSKTGRLAAASSIGTALEWYDFTVYNIMAALVFNHVFFPSFDPLVGTILAFSTYAVGYISRPLGGFVFGHLGDVAGRKAVLIITLVIMGVTTALMGLLPGYAVWGIWSPVLLVALRFVQGIALGGEWAGAVLLSMEHGDANKRGRNASFAQVGPSCGTLIGTGFITLVTVMMSADQFQAWGWRIPFLLSLVLVIFGLWLRRGVEETPTFVAMQEQEKTTHTPLKEVFVNYPKQLLIAGGSRIGSDVLYALVVVFTLTYVTTVLQLPRPLALMATMLGAIGNAISVPMFGALSDKWGRRPVYITGALLAVVWSFLFFVLLDSSHPVLIVLAVIGGLLIHAMMYGPQAAFVTEQFPGHVRYAGSSLAYTLAGIVGGGFAPLIITTLFKETGSTLWVSLYVSFALAITLFALWKAKETAHRQD; encoded by the coding sequence ATGGCTGATACCGATTCTCTGCACCATGCGGCAGTCGCAGTGCGTACCAAATCGAAGACCGGGCGTCTGGCTGCTGCCAGTTCGATTGGCACCGCGCTCGAGTGGTACGATTTTACCGTTTACAACATCATGGCCGCGCTGGTGTTTAACCATGTCTTTTTCCCCAGCTTCGATCCGCTGGTCGGTACCATTCTGGCGTTTTCAACCTATGCGGTAGGCTATATTTCACGTCCGCTAGGGGGCTTCGTGTTCGGCCACCTTGGCGATGTCGCGGGGCGCAAAGCGGTGTTGATCATCACGCTGGTGATTATGGGCGTAACCACGGCGTTAATGGGCTTGCTGCCGGGCTATGCGGTCTGGGGCATCTGGAGCCCGGTTCTGTTAGTCGCACTGCGGTTTGTGCAGGGCATCGCGCTAGGTGGCGAATGGGCAGGGGCCGTGTTGTTATCGATGGAGCATGGCGACGCGAATAAACGCGGGCGTAATGCGTCATTTGCGCAGGTTGGCCCATCCTGCGGCACGCTGATCGGCACTGGTTTTATTACGTTGGTTACGGTGATGATGAGCGCCGATCAGTTTCAGGCGTGGGGCTGGCGCATTCCTTTCCTGCTAAGCCTGGTACTGGTAATTTTTGGCCTGTGGCTGCGTCGCGGTGTGGAAGAGACGCCAACCTTTGTCGCAATGCAGGAACAAGAGAAAACCACGCACACGCCGTTAAAAGAGGTTTTCGTAAACTATCCGAAACAGCTATTGATTGCCGGTGGATCGCGCATTGGCTCGGATGTGCTTTACGCGCTGGTGGTCGTTTTTACGCTGACCTACGTCACCACCGTGCTGCAATTACCGCGTCCGCTGGCGCTAATGGCCACGATGCTCGGCGCAATAGGTAACGCGATTTCGGTGCCGATGTTTGGCGCGCTTTCAGATAAGTGGGGACGACGTCCGGTTTACATTACCGGCGCTCTGCTGGCGGTTGTCTGGTCTTTTCTGTTCTTTGTGTTGCTCGATAGCTCGCATCCGGTGCTGATCGTGCTGGCGGTGATTGGCGGTTTGCTGATCCACGCGATGATGTACGGACCGCAGGCAGCGTTTGTCACTGAGCAGTTCCCTGGTCATGTGCGCTATGCAGGTTCATCCCTGGCATACACCCTGGCGGGAATTGTCGGCGGTGGTTTTGCGCCCCTGATCATCACCACGTTATTTAAAGAGACGGGCAGCACGCTGTGGGTATCTTTGTACGTCAGTTTCGCGCTGGCGATTACGCTATTCGCTTTGTGGAAAGCCAAAGAGACTGCTCATCGTCAGGATTAA
- a CDS encoding DUF4286 family protein: protein MMTKPHGMLYVATNIGAEDEADFNQWYDHEHVEERVAITGFLSGTRYQAINAERKYLGLYETDSLEAFTSADYHAAFTHQTAWSVENLQKMVNPMRRVSAVVHKHGKGTGNQLAVLTLQAINDSALSAWQQQISQTPGYISSSVLMPDSVLSSPLPKESQDHRKMQPMLLIHCSDALCCDRLAAAAAQAFAGDIQRYALNWQLTKQELTHG, encoded by the coding sequence ATGATGACTAAACCCCACGGCATGCTGTATGTCGCCACCAACATTGGCGCTGAAGATGAGGCTGACTTTAACCAGTGGTATGACCATGAACATGTAGAGGAGCGGGTAGCGATTACGGGATTTTTGAGCGGTACACGCTATCAGGCAATAAACGCTGAGCGTAAATATCTCGGTTTATATGAAACCGATTCGCTGGAAGCCTTTACCAGCGCCGATTATCACGCCGCATTCACGCACCAGACGGCATGGTCGGTAGAGAATCTGCAAAAAATGGTGAATCCCATGCGCCGGGTGAGCGCAGTAGTGCACAAGCATGGCAAAGGCACGGGCAATCAGTTAGCTGTGTTGACGCTGCAAGCGATCAATGACAGCGCGCTAAGCGCCTGGCAGCAGCAAATAAGCCAGACGCCGGGCTACATCTCATCCAGCGTGCTGATGCCAGACAGCGTCCTGAGTTCGCCATTACCGAAAGAAAGCCAGGATCATCGGAAAATGCAGCCGATGCTGCTGATTCATTGCAGCGATGCACTGTGCTGCGATCGCCTGGCTGCCGCCGCGGCACAGGCATTTGCGGGAGATATACAGCGTTATGCTCTCAACTGGCAGTTAACAAAACAGGAGTTGACCCATGGCTGA
- a CDS encoding amidase, with product MTTLWQASQQLQSGDALPEAFTESALQAAQNPEQQGSLVFTQRYVASGSAANARWQAKQALSAIDGLPVSIKDLFDVQGEVTTAGSRLLADAPVAVANASVVDKLLLAGAAIVGKTTMTEFAFSGLGINPHYGTPVNPWQREQQRIPGGSSSGAAVAVAEGMCLGAVGTDTGGSVRIPAALCGLTGFKPTAERINQRGTLPLSTSLDSIGVIADDVRSCWLLDSVIADRPLDLQLLDLRNARFAVPQTRVLDGLDQHVAQAWQHAITLLKQAGATVIDITLPELDELNAMNARGGITAYEAWQWHKKTVQAQPEAYDPQVLARIQRGSHLTAQDATELYQQRAAWQQRINAALSDFDALLMPTVPLVAPTIASLNDAQRYMEINAMMLRNPSIINMLDGCALSLPCHQPGSAPVGLSLASIHGDDASLISWSLAVETALNRRS from the coding sequence ATGACCACACTCTGGCAAGCCAGTCAGCAGTTGCAGAGCGGTGATGCTTTGCCCGAAGCATTTACTGAATCCGCGTTGCAGGCCGCGCAAAATCCTGAACAACAGGGCTCATTGGTGTTCACGCAACGCTATGTAGCTTCGGGCAGCGCGGCAAACGCTCGCTGGCAGGCGAAGCAGGCGTTAAGTGCCATTGATGGACTGCCAGTCAGCATTAAAGATCTGTTCGATGTCCAGGGAGAGGTGACCACGGCCGGTTCACGCTTACTGGCCGATGCGCCAGTGGCAGTTGCTAATGCCAGCGTCGTCGATAAGTTGCTGCTGGCGGGCGCCGCAATCGTTGGTAAAACCACTATGACGGAGTTCGCTTTTTCGGGCTTAGGCATCAATCCACATTACGGCACGCCAGTCAATCCGTGGCAGCGCGAGCAGCAGCGTATTCCCGGCGGATCATCCTCTGGCGCGGCCGTTGCGGTTGCTGAGGGCATGTGTCTTGGTGCCGTTGGCACCGATACCGGCGGTTCGGTACGAATCCCTGCTGCACTCTGTGGCCTGACTGGCTTCAAACCCACGGCAGAGCGCATCAACCAGAGGGGAACGTTACCGCTTTCGACCTCACTCGACAGCATCGGCGTCATCGCGGACGACGTGCGCAGCTGCTGGTTGCTGGATAGCGTCATTGCCGATCGGCCGCTGGATTTACAGTTGCTGGATCTGCGTAACGCGCGCTTTGCCGTGCCGCAAACGCGCGTGCTGGATGGTCTGGATCAGCATGTGGCGCAGGCCTGGCAGCATGCCATCACGCTTCTTAAGCAGGCGGGTGCGACAGTTATCGACATCACGTTGCCTGAGCTGGATGAGCTTAACGCTATGAATGCGCGTGGCGGCATCACGGCTTATGAAGCCTGGCAATGGCATAAAAAAACCGTGCAGGCACAACCTGAAGCTTACGATCCCCAGGTGCTGGCGCGCATCCAGCGCGGCAGCCATCTCACCGCGCAGGATGCCACTGAGCTTTATCAGCAGCGTGCTGCCTGGCAACAACGCATCAACGCAGCGCTGAGTGATTTTGATGCGTTACTGATGCCAACTGTTCCGCTTGTCGCACCCACTATCGCGTCACTCAATGATGCGCAGCGCTATATGGAGATTAACGCGATGATGCTGCGCAATCCCAGCATTATCAACATGCTGGACGGCTGTGCTCTTTCTTTACCCTGCCACCAACCGGGTTCTGCTCCGGTTGGCCTGAGCCTTGCTTCGATTCATGGTGATGACGCCAGCCTGATCAGCTGGTCGCTTGCTGTGGAAACTGCCCTTAACCGGAGATCCTGA
- a CDS encoding DUF2848 domain-containing protein codes for MQLRFSTGDKAATTLNVDVTHFIIAGWAGRDREAVLHHIRELEALGVPAPGAVPLFYRVAVNQLSQQSQLEVVGEHTSGEAEPFVFSHRGELWVSLTSDHTDRHLETFSVALSKQACIKPVASAAWRMSDVAEHWDVLELSSWIKEQGKWVIYQQGTLASLLTPQDLLARYFNGGVVEEGVAMSCGTLGAIGGIRPSSEFRMALHDPVLNRTLEHAYTTGALPVVA; via the coding sequence ATGCAGTTGCGATTCTCAACGGGCGACAAAGCCGCTACCACACTGAACGTGGACGTTACACATTTCATTATTGCTGGCTGGGCCGGCCGCGACAGGGAAGCCGTGTTGCACCATATCCGTGAATTAGAAGCGCTCGGTGTGCCCGCTCCCGGTGCAGTACCACTTTTTTACCGGGTTGCGGTTAATCAACTCAGCCAGCAATCACAGCTTGAAGTGGTTGGCGAGCATACCTCCGGCGAAGCCGAACCATTCGTCTTCTCGCATCGCGGCGAGTTGTGGGTTTCCCTTACGTCTGATCATACCGACCGACATCTGGAAACCTTCAGCGTTGCGCTCTCTAAGCAGGCGTGTATCAAGCCGGTCGCCAGCGCCGCGTGGCGCATGAGTGACGTTGCCGAACACTGGGATGTGCTTGAACTCAGCTCATGGATTAAAGAGCAGGGCAAATGGGTCATTTATCAGCAGGGCACGCTGGCATCACTGTTGACACCACAGGATTTGCTCGCGCGCTATTTTAATGGCGGTGTCGTGGAAGAGGGCGTTGCTATGTCCTGCGGCACGCTGGGCGCAATTGGCGGCATCCGGCCATCCAGCGAATTCCGCATGGCGCTGCACGATCCGGTGCTTAATCGCACGCTGGAACACGCCTACACCACCGGCGCGCTGCCGGTGGTGGCATAA
- a CDS encoding GntR family transcriptional regulator yields MSESVAENVNPGSADKSLSLNEQAYLAFRHKLITLRYKPGEYLNTAQVMDDLAIGRTPVNQAVHRLATEGLLQIIPRKGVMVAPLSIDDALELIEVRLVNETLCIELGSQKVTDTQLQRLRHLNQQIDEASQLRSREQMMLLDREFHQVLAEIAGNRHLADILSVIHAQAQRFWATTLSNVAHMDEVIAEHNEIIAALESGDTQRAAEAARAHIFSFKRALLSA; encoded by the coding sequence ATGAGTGAATCAGTGGCGGAAAATGTGAACCCAGGCAGCGCAGATAAAAGCCTTTCTCTTAATGAACAAGCCTATCTGGCTTTCAGGCACAAACTCATTACGCTGCGTTACAAACCTGGCGAATACCTCAACACCGCTCAGGTTATGGACGATCTGGCGATAGGCCGTACACCGGTTAATCAGGCGGTTCATCGCCTTGCAACCGAAGGTTTACTGCAAATTATCCCGCGTAAAGGGGTAATGGTGGCGCCATTATCGATTGATGACGCGCTGGAGTTGATTGAAGTACGGCTGGTAAATGAAACGCTCTGTATTGAGCTTGGCAGCCAGAAGGTGACGGATACGCAGCTTCAGCGTCTGCGTCATCTTAATCAGCAAATTGATGAGGCGAGCCAGTTACGCAGCCGTGAACAGATGATGCTGCTGGATCGCGAGTTTCATCAGGTATTGGCTGAGATTGCCGGTAATCGTCATCTTGCTGATATCCTTAGCGTGATTCATGCACAAGCGCAGCGCTTCTGGGCCACCACACTTTCCAATGTGGCGCATATGGATGAAGTGATCGCTGAGCATAATGAAATCATTGCGGCGCTGGAATCAGGCGATACGCAACGTGCAGCCGAAGCCGCACGTGCGCATATTTTCTCATTTAAGCGCGCCTTACTTTCCGCTTAA
- a CDS encoding GNAT family N-acetyltransferase has product MHIDEIPAYLLQHDRFYLTAPDLSRSEEMQRKLNEFSSFHHEFLLWSPGFHSFSSVRDNMLDAAENFLNDREEYKFLIIDRTSDELSGCISLFIRNRAIPYFEIGYWLATDAMGKGIMTEACKLATKIASEYFNAVRIEIRTARRNVRSQSVALKCGFKPEAILASDRLDSMGVIDDTFIYKYSS; this is encoded by the coding sequence ATGCATATTGATGAAATTCCTGCCTATTTATTGCAGCACGACCGTTTTTATCTGACTGCGCCAGACCTGAGTCGCTCAGAAGAAATGCAACGTAAGCTAAATGAATTCAGTTCGTTTCATCATGAGTTTCTACTCTGGTCTCCTGGCTTTCATTCGTTTTCTTCGGTCAGGGATAATATGCTGGATGCAGCAGAAAACTTCCTGAATGACAGAGAAGAATATAAGTTTTTAATTATCGATCGAACGTCAGATGAGCTATCAGGTTGTATAAGCTTATTCATAAGGAATCGTGCTATTCCTTATTTCGAGATCGGCTACTGGCTTGCTACAGATGCGATGGGCAAAGGCATAATGACCGAAGCATGCAAGCTGGCTACAAAAATAGCCTCGGAATATTTTAACGCTGTAAGAATCGAAATTCGCACTGCCCGACGTAACGTGCGCAGTCAGTCTGTTGCATTAAAATGTGGGTTCAAACCTGAAGCCATATTAGCTTCTGATCGACTGGACAGCATGGGCGTGATTGACGATACCTTTATTTATAAATACAGCAGCTGA
- a CDS encoding LysR family transcriptional regulator, whose translation MIEYLNIFIQVVEQGSFTKAANVLQIHRPTVSKAIQQIENDLGVKLIHRTTRKLSVTAEGDEFYHHARHVLAEVNDMMASFSSTLPPRGRLRIDMPLALSHAILIPQLGHFQTLYPGIEIVLVSSDKKTDLITEGVDCLVRLGSLQDSSFISRRLGDIRMVTCAAPSYLQQHQRPETLADLDKHRAINFFSGHSREVMEWKFINNGNIVSLRPASSILVDNSDILLSCGLAGLGIIQATFDAVAPHIASGALEEILTQYPSVSKPVSVLYPDRRYLSPKVRVFIDWFSHVLASQRH comes from the coding sequence ATGATTGAATACCTGAATATTTTTATACAGGTTGTTGAGCAAGGTAGCTTCACAAAAGCCGCTAATGTACTTCAGATCCATCGCCCTACCGTGAGTAAAGCGATACAGCAAATAGAGAATGATCTGGGTGTAAAACTCATTCATCGCACAACGAGGAAGCTGAGCGTTACTGCCGAAGGGGATGAGTTTTATCATCATGCCAGGCATGTTTTAGCCGAGGTTAATGACATGATGGCCAGTTTTTCATCGACTCTTCCACCGCGAGGACGACTGAGAATTGATATGCCCCTGGCGCTGTCACATGCCATATTGATTCCTCAGCTCGGGCATTTTCAGACACTGTATCCCGGAATTGAAATTGTGCTGGTTTCGTCGGATAAAAAAACTGATTTGATTACAGAAGGCGTCGATTGCCTTGTCCGCCTGGGGTCGCTTCAGGATTCAAGCTTTATATCCAGACGTCTTGGTGACATCAGAATGGTTACCTGTGCAGCCCCCTCTTACCTGCAGCAGCATCAGCGGCCGGAAACACTTGCAGATCTGGATAAGCATCGGGCAATTAATTTTTTCAGCGGCCACAGCCGTGAAGTCATGGAATGGAAGTTTATCAACAACGGGAATATTGTTTCGTTGCGTCCTGCAAGCAGCATACTCGTTGATAACTCCGATATTCTGCTTTCCTGTGGACTGGCTGGGCTGGGTATTATCCAGGCGACCTTTGATGCCGTTGCTCCCCATATTGCTTCTGGTGCTCTTGAAGAGATTCTGACGCAATACCCATCGGTGTCAAAGCCGGTGTCAGTTTTGTATCCGGACAGGCGCTACCTTTCTCCAAAAGTTCGTGTCTTTATCGACTGGTTTAGTCATGTGCTGGCCTCACAGCGCCACTGA